TCCAGGCGTTGCCGCGGATGATGATCCAGCACACTCACGAACGGCAGCAGCTTCTTCATCGGCACCCGCAACCGCGCCAGATCGCCCACACGCAGGCGCGCATGCCGGCGCGACAGCAGCAGCCGCTCCACATTGCGCGTGCCCAGGCCCGGCACCCGCAGCAGCATCTCGCGCGGCGCCACATTCAGATCCACCGGAAAGCGTTCGGGATTGCGCAACGCCCAGGCCAGCTTCGGATCCACGTCCAGATCCAGCATGCCGCTGGACTGCGCCGGCGCGATCTCTTCCACGCTGAACTCGTAGAACCGCAGCAACCAGTCGGCCTGGTACAGCCGATGCTCGCGCTGTAGCGGTGGCGCCTGCAGCGGCAGCTTGGAGGAGGCATCGGGGATCGGGCTGAAGGCCGAGTAATACACCCGCCTCATGCGGTAATTTCCGTACAGGTTGTGACTGGTGTCCAGGATGCTGCGGTCGTTGGCATCGTCGGCGCCAACGATCATCTGCGTGCTCTGCCCGGCCGGGGCAAACCGTGGCGGCTTGGCGCGGCGCACGGTTTGGGTCTTGCGCTCGAGCTGGTTTTCCTCGATGCGCCAGCGCAGCTCGCCCATGGCCGAGCGGATGCCGCCGACGCTTTTTTCCGGCGCCAGTTGCGTCAGGCCCTGCTCGGTGGGCAGTTCCACATTGATGCTCAGGCGGTCCGCATAGCGGCCGGCCGCGGCCAGCAGGTCCGGCGCGGCCTCGGGAATGGTCTTGAGATGGATATAGCCGGCGAAGTGATGCTCTTCGCGCAACTGCCGCGCCACTTCCACCAGCTGCTCCATGGTGTAGTCGGAGTTGCGGATGATGCCGCTGGACAGGAACAGGCCTTCGATGTAATTGCGCTTGTAGAAATCCAGCGTCAGCGTGACCACTTCTTCCGGCGTGAAGCGCGCGCGGCGCACGTTGCTGGACACGCGATTGACGCAGTACGCGCAGTCGAAGATGCAAAAATTGGTCAGCAGGATCTTCAACAGCGACACGCAACGGCCATCGGGCGTATACGAGTGGCAGATGCCCATGCCCTCGGTACTGCCGATACCGCCGGTGCCCAGCGAGTTGCGCTTGTTGGCGCCACTGGAGGCGCAGGACGCGTCGTATTTGGCGGCGTCGGCGAGGACGGCGAGCTTGTCGAGGATTTTCACGCGGGCAGCATGCACCCTGGGCGTCTCAGCCTATGAGACTGCGATGCAGCTGATCGTGAATGCTTCAGAGCATGCGGGTACAGCCACGGCTGCAGCTGCTGCGTGCCTGCTCAGGCGGCGAGCGCGGTGTCGCCGTCGAAGCGGTAGATGTCCATCGCCAGAAAGCCCTGGTCGATACCGGCATCGATGCGCTGTGCGCCGAGGCGGTCGCTTCCGGCGGCGCCCATCGCCACATACAGCGGCAGCAGATGCTCGTCGCTGGGATGCGCCCGCTCGGCAAACGGTGCCTGGCGACGGTAGTCGAGCAATGCCGGGATGTCGTCGTCCAGCAGCTTGCGCTCGGTCCAGTCGATGAAGGGCCGCACGTACGGCGCTTCACGCTCGGTGCCGTAGCCGTGGCGAAAATCGTGCAGGTTGTGGGTGATGCTGCCGGAGCCGATCACCAACACCCCCTCCTCGCGCAGCGGCGCCAGCGCGCGCCCCAGCGCGAACTGATGGGCCGGGCCAAGTTCTGGCTGGATCGACAGCGATACCACCGCAATCTCCGCCGCCGGATACAGCAGCCGCAACGGCACCCACACGCCATGGTCGAAGCCCCGCTGCGGGTCCAGTTGCGGATGCAGCCCCGCCTGCTCCAGCCGCCGCGCGATCTGCTGCGCCAGTGCTGGCTCGCCAGGTGCCGGATAGCTCAGCTCATACAGCGGCGCAGGGAAGCCGCCGAAGTCATGGATGGTGCTGGGCCGCGCCGCGCTGCTGACCAGTGGGCGGCGCCCCAGCCAGTGTGCACTGGCCACGACGATGGCGCGTGGCCGCGGCAGCAGCTCACGCAGTTCGGTCAGACGCTGCCCCACCTGCCCCGGCTGCAGGGCAGTCATCGGCGATCCGTGCGAGATGTACAGCGATGGCAGGCGATGCATGGATAGCTCCTTGAAGGAACGGCAGGGGTTGGTGCGTCGGCGTCAGCGCACACGCGCCATCGCCCCAGCGAATACCCGCCGCCTGGTCGGGCCGCGGACTGGGAACAGGGCACGCAGTGCGGCAGCGCCGCTCCATGGGCAGTCGTTCCAGGCGGGGCACGGGGATGGACATGACGGGCGCTTCATAAAACCGCTCCAGCGTATTACCTGCAAATTTCTGATAAAGACATCTACTTCAGATAATTTATTGCGAGCAAGGCAACAATCAGACACCCGTGGATACCCTGGATGCGATGCGTGTATTCACTGCCGTGGCCGAGCGCAGCGGCTTCAGCGCCGCTGCCGAGGCGCTGGATCGCTCCACCGCCAGCGTCACCCGGCAGGTTGCCGCGCTGGAACAACGGCTGGGCACCCGCCTGCTCAACCGCACCACGCGCCGGGTCAGCCTGACCAGCGCCGGCACCCCGAAGCACCCGTCGGATCTGGCCGGGCACGAATGCCTGCTCTACCACTACTCGCCGAACGGCGATGAGGTGCGCTTTCATGGGCCGGACGGCGAGCTCGCCGTACGCATTCATGGCGGCCTGCGCGCCAACAACGGCCATGTGCTCAATGCGGCGGCGCTGGCCGGCCAGGGCATCGTGATACAGCCGGATTTCCTGGCCGATGCGCATCTGGCCAGCGGCCGCCTGCAACGCATTCTTCCCGAGTACGACCTTGACGGCGTCGGGATCTTCGCCGTGTACGCCAGCCGCAACCACCTGGCACCGAAGGTCCGCAGCTTCATCGATTACCTGATCGACTGCCTGGCCGACCCGGCGCCCGGCTGAACGGCTCCGACAACAGTTCGTCCCGTGCGCGGTCATTTTCCTGTCGCGGTGGGTGCGCCCACAATCGGGTCCCTTCGTTCAACAGGAGCGTCCATGAGCAAGATCGCCATCGTGTACTTCAGCGGCTACGGCCATACCGCAAAACAGGCCGAAGCCGTGCATGCAGGCGCCGCCAGCGTGGCCGAGGCGACGCTGTACCGCATCGGCCAGGATGGCAACCTGCCCGACGGCGCGTGGGACGCCATCGGTGCCGCCGACGCCATCATCTATGGCAGCCCCACCTACATGGGCGGCCCGGCATGGCAGTTCAAGAAATTTGCCGACGACAGTTCCAAGCCGTGGTTTGCGCAGGCGTGGAAGGACAAGGTCGCGGCCGGCTTCACCAACTCGGCCTCGGCGAACGGCGACAAGTACGCCACCATCCAGTACCTGTGGACGCTGTCCCAGCAACACGGGCAGGTCTGGGTCGGCACCGGCCTGCCGCCGTCCAACACCAAGGCGCACGGGCCGCAGGACGTGAACTGGACCGGCGGCTGGGGCGGTGCGCTGGCCATTTCGCCATCGGACGCCTCGCCGGACGAGGCACCGCGCGCAGGCGATCTGGAAACTGCCCGGCTGTTCGGCAAGCGCGTTGCCGAATTCGCCAACAAGCTCAGCGGCTGAGCCAGCAGCAGCCGTGCGCATCCGCCTTGGCGCAGGCGGATGCGCGCAGGTGACAGCTCACCGTCGGGCCGCATGCGCGGGACCAGCACGCCAGTGCGGGTGGATCGTTGCGCTTGTCACCACCAGGCAGCCTGCACATCACCGGCACGGTACCGGCGGCGATCCACCGCGCGCGTTGTCGCGGCTGACCAGGCCCTGGTGTTCGAGGCAGGCGGTTGGCCGATGACGTGCGGCGCTGGCCCCGGCACCTTAGCGCTCGAACCACATCGCGCTAACGCGCACCACATCACCCTGCCCGCCTACCCTGCTGCACGGAGCTCTCCCCCTCATGCAAACCCGCACGCTTGGCCGTTCCGGCCCCACCGTTTCCGCACTTGGCCTGGGCTGCATGGGCATGAGCGCGTTCTATGGCGATCGCAGCGATGAAGCGGCGTCGATCGCGGTGATCCATCGCGCACTCGACCGTGGCGTCAGCCTGCTCGATACCGCCGACATGTACGGCCCGCATACAAACGAAGTGCTGGTCGGCAAGGCGATTGCCACGCGCCGGCACGAGGTCTTCCTGGCCACGAAGTTCGGCATCAAGCTCGATCCCAACAACCCCGAAGTGCGCGGCATCGATGGCAGCCCGGCCTATGTGCAATCAGCCTGCGAGGCCAGCCTGCGTCGCCTGGGCGTGGAGCACATCGACCTGTACTACCAGCATCGCGTGGACCCCAACGTGCCGATCGAAGACACCGTCGGGGCGATGTCGCGCCTGGTCGAACAGGGCAAGGTGCGCTTCCTCGGCTTGTCCGAAGCGGCCGACACCACCATCCGCCGTGCGCATGCGGTGCATCCCATCACTGCGGTACAGACCGAATATTCGCTGTGGTCGCGCGAGCCGGAACACAATGGCGTGTTCGCCACCGTGCGTGAACTGGGCATCGGCTTCGTGCCGTACTCGCCGCTGGGGCGCGGTTTCCTCACCGGTGCGTTCTCCTCGCCCGACGACTTCGATGCCGACGACTACCGCCGCCATTCGCCGCGTTTCCAGGGCGAAAACTTCACCCGCAACCTGCAGCTGGTGGAGCAGGTCAAGGCGATTGCCGCCGACAAGGGCATCACGCCCGGGCAACTGGCCCTGGCCTGGGTGCTGGCACAGGGCCAGGACCTGGTCCCCATCCCCGGCACCAAGCGCCTGGCCTATCTGGAAGAGAACCTCGCCGCGCTCGACGTGGCATTGATGCCCGACGAACTGGCGCGCATCGATGCGATCTTTCCGCCCCAGGCCGCGTCCGGCACCCGGTATCCCGAAGCGACCATGGGCTCGGTGCATCGCTGAGAACCACTGCATGGCCGCCTTATGGCGGCGGCCATGCAGTCGGGCTCATGCGGTCAATGCAGGCAGCGATCTGCGGGAAGTAGACCGCCCGGCCTTGCAAGCGGTCTATACGTGGCAGGCGCTGCACCATTGCTCAGGATGCGCCCGCATCACGGCAGCGGATCAGCACGGTGGCTGCTCACTCACACCACCGCATCGCCACCGCCGCCACACTGACCGCCATCTTTCCACGGGCCGCACCCATGCTGTCGTTCGTGATCCCCGCCCATAACGAGGCCGCCCTGATCGGCGACACCCTGCACTGCCTGCATGCCTGCGCGCAGGCAATGCAGCTGGACTACGAAGTGATCGTGGTGGCCGATGCCTGCGACGACGACACCGCCGCCATCGCACGCGCCACCGGTGCACAGGTACTGGACGTGCAGCTACGGCATATCGCCGCCACCCGCAACGCAGGTGCGCAGGCCGCGCGTGGCGAGCGCCTGCTGTTCCTGGATGCCGACACCCAGGTCAACCCGCAGGTGGTTGGCGCAGCGCTGCAGGCGCTGGATGCCGGCGCGGTGGGTGGCGGCGCGCAGGTCCACCTGCATGGCGAACGCGCGTGGTTCGAACGCACTGCGCAGGCCATCTTCGGCTGGCTGTTCCGCATTGCCGGCATCGCGCCGGGGTGCTTTCTGTTCTGCACCCGCGTGGCCTTCATCGGTGCGGGCGGCTTCGATACGCGCTATTACGCCGGCGAAGATGTGGCACTGAGCCGCGCGCTGGCGCGCTGCGGACGCTTCGTGATCCTGCGCCAGACCGTGCATACCTCGGACCGCAAGTTGCGCAGTTTTTCCAAGCGTGAGCACCTGGGTTTGCTGCTGCGCTTTCTATGGCGCGGGCGACGCATGCTGCAGACCCGCGACGCGCTGGGCTTCTGGTACCAGCGGCGGCGCTGAACCGGGCGTGTCCATGGCCGGCGATCACGCACCGGTGCCTGCCCTCGAATCGGGACGTGGCACCGCAGGCCACTTACACTGCCGTTCTCGTTCCGGTTTCGAGTTGCACTGCATGGCTTCTTTTCACCGCCCTGTCCTGATCGCTGCCATGGCTGCCGCGGCCCTGAGCACTGCAGCGTGCCACCGCGAGGGCGCCGCGCCTGCGGGCGATACGCATGCCACGCCGCCGCCCAGCGCACCCAAGCTTGGCCAGTTCGGTTTCGATACCGCAGGCATGGACCGCAGCGTGGCCGCTGGCGACGACTTCTTCGGCCATGCCAATGGCGGCTGGGTCAAGCGCACCCAGATTCCCGACGACCGCTCCAGTTTCAACAGCTTCGTCAGCATCGCCATCGACACCGAACGCCACAGCCGCGACATCATCGAAGGCGCCGCCGCCAACGACCGCCTCACCGGCGAAGACAAGCAGATCGGTGATTACTACGCCGCCTACATGGACGAAGCCAGCATCGAGGCCAAGGGCGTGCGTCCGGTCCAACCCGAACTGGATGCGATTGCGCACCTGGACGACAAGCAGGCACTGGCGCGCACCCT
The window above is part of the Xanthomonas campestris pv. badrii genome. Proteins encoded here:
- a CDS encoding aldo/keto reductase; this encodes MQTRTLGRSGPTVSALGLGCMGMSAFYGDRSDEAASIAVIHRALDRGVSLLDTADMYGPHTNEVLVGKAIATRRHEVFLATKFGIKLDPNNPEVRGIDGSPAYVQSACEASLRRLGVEHIDLYYQHRVDPNVPIEDTVGAMSRLVEQGKVRFLGLSEAADTTIRRAHAVHPITAVQTEYSLWSREPEHNGVFATVRELGIGFVPYSPLGRGFLTGAFSSPDDFDADDYRRHSPRFQGENFTRNLQLVEQVKAIAADKGITPGQLALAWVLAQGQDLVPIPGTKRLAYLEENLAALDVALMPDELARIDAIFPPQAASGTRYPEATMGSVHR
- a CDS encoding dioxygenase family protein → MHRLPSLYISHGSPMTALQPGQVGQRLTELRELLPRPRAIVVASAHWLGRRPLVSSAARPSTIHDFGGFPAPLYELSYPAPGEPALAQQIARRLEQAGLHPQLDPQRGFDHGVWVPLRLLYPAAEIAVVSLSIQPELGPAHQFALGRALAPLREEGVLVIGSGSITHNLHDFRHGYGTEREAPYVRPFIDWTERKLLDDDIPALLDYRRQAPFAERAHPSDEHLLPLYVAMGAAGSDRLGAQRIDAGIDQGFLAMDIYRFDGDTALAA
- a CDS encoding glycosyltransferase, which encodes MLSFVIPAHNEAALIGDTLHCLHACAQAMQLDYEVIVVADACDDDTAAIARATGAQVLDVQLRHIAATRNAGAQAARGERLLFLDADTQVNPQVVGAALQALDAGAVGGGAQVHLHGERAWFERTAQAIFGWLFRIAGIAPGCFLFCTRVAFIGAGGFDTRYYAGEDVALSRALARCGRFVILRQTVHTSDRKLRSFSKREHLGLLLRFLWRGRRMLQTRDALGFWYQRRR
- a CDS encoding putative DNA modification/repair radical SAM protein, with the translated sequence MKILDKLAVLADAAKYDASCASSGANKRNSLGTGGIGSTEGMGICHSYTPDGRCVSLLKILLTNFCIFDCAYCVNRVSSNVRRARFTPEEVVTLTLDFYKRNYIEGLFLSSGIIRNSDYTMEQLVEVARQLREEHHFAGYIHLKTIPEAAPDLLAAAGRYADRLSINVELPTEQGLTQLAPEKSVGGIRSAMGELRWRIEENQLERKTQTVRRAKPPRFAPAGQSTQMIVGADDANDRSILDTSHNLYGNYRMRRVYYSAFSPIPDASSKLPLQAPPLQREHRLYQADWLLRFYEFSVEEIAPAQSSGMLDLDVDPKLAWALRNPERFPVDLNVAPREMLLRVPGLGTRNVERLLLSRRHARLRVGDLARLRVPMKKLLPFVSVLDHHPRQRLDDPVRLRAQLAPAPRQASLFD
- a CDS encoding flavodoxin family protein; translation: MSKIAIVYFSGYGHTAKQAEAVHAGAASVAEATLYRIGQDGNLPDGAWDAIGAADAIIYGSPTYMGGPAWQFKKFADDSSKPWFAQAWKDKVAAGFTNSASANGDKYATIQYLWTLSQQHGQVWVGTGLPPSNTKAHGPQDVNWTGGWGGALAISPSDASPDEAPRAGDLETARLFGKRVAEFANKLSG
- a CDS encoding LysR family transcriptional regulator; translation: MDTLDAMRVFTAVAERSGFSAAAEALDRSTASVTRQVAALEQRLGTRLLNRTTRRVSLTSAGTPKHPSDLAGHECLLYHYSPNGDEVRFHGPDGELAVRIHGGLRANNGHVLNAAALAGQGIVIQPDFLADAHLASGRLQRILPEYDLDGVGIFAVYASRNHLAPKVRSFIDYLIDCLADPAPG